In Synechocystis sp. PCC 6714, the following are encoded in one genomic region:
- a CDS encoding DUF427 domain-containing protein has product MAKAIWNGVVLAESDQCEMVEGNYYFPPDSIHPQYFEPSNTHTVCGWKGTASYYTLVVDGQENADAAWYYPDPKSKAENIKGYIAFWRGVKVEA; this is encoded by the coding sequence ATGGCTAAAGCAATCTGGAATGGGGTTGTCCTCGCCGAGAGTGACCAGTGTGAAATGGTGGAGGGCAATTACTATTTTCCCCCTGACAGCATCCATCCCCAGTATTTTGAGCCCAGCAACACCCACACCGTTTGTGGCTGGAAAGGTACCGCCAGTTACTACACCCTAGTGGTGGATGGTCAGGAAAATGCCGACGCAGCTTGGTACTATCCCGATCCGAAGTCCAAGGCAGAAAACATTAAGGGCTACATTGCTTTTTGGCGGGGCGTAAAGGTGGAAGCCTAA
- a CDS encoding metallophosphoesterase family protein, producing MPNPRRIIFGDVHGHFNALNALFEAIAPSERDGVYFVGDLIDRGPESAKVVDFVMGNKYHCLLGNHEQMMLDAVGGVNFSPQLLHAWIYSGGQSTLESYQHQIPQSHVDWMRSLPLYLDLGDVWLVHAGVDPHLPIEEQGETQFCWIRDEFHRYPYPYFANKLIITGHTITFTFADVEPGKLVAGPGWLDIDTGAYHPRSGWLTALEVNNQEVYQAHIFTNEVRRLPLEEAVVALPPQNFHRSRQKNRKKGFFG from the coding sequence ATGCCCAACCCCCGACGCATTATCTTTGGTGATGTCCACGGCCACTTCAATGCCCTCAATGCCCTCTTTGAGGCGATCGCCCCCAGTGAAAGAGACGGGGTTTACTTTGTGGGGGACTTGATTGACCGGGGTCCCGAAAGCGCCAAAGTAGTAGACTTTGTCATGGGCAACAAATACCATTGCCTGCTGGGAAATCACGAACAAATGATGTTGGACGCAGTGGGGGGCGTTAACTTTTCTCCCCAACTTCTCCATGCCTGGATCTACAGCGGTGGCCAATCTACCCTAGAAAGTTATCAGCACCAGATTCCCCAAAGCCATGTGGATTGGATGCGAAGCCTACCCCTCTACTTGGACCTGGGGGATGTTTGGTTAGTGCATGCAGGGGTAGACCCCCATTTGCCCATCGAAGAACAGGGGGAAACTCAATTCTGTTGGATCAGGGACGAATTCCACCGTTATCCCTACCCCTATTTTGCTAATAAGCTAATCATCACCGGCCACACCATTACTTTCACCTTTGCCGATGTGGAGCCTGGCAAATTAGTGGCGGGACCAGGCTGGTTGGACATCGACACCGGAGCCTACCATCCCAGAAGCGGTTGGCTTACCGCCCTGGAAGTTAATAACCAAGAAGTATACCAAGCTCATATCTTCACTAATGAAGTCCGCCGCCTACCGTTGGAAGAGGCAGTGGTAGCTCTCCCACCCCAGAACTTCCATCGTTCTCGACAGAAAAACAGGAAAAAAGGATTTTTTGGATAA
- a CDS encoding universal stress protein — translation MGYPKILVALDRSELSGEVLKQAVALAQKESSQLMLFYCIPVDSKDLSIYPSFYGEASIGFSRVIQEHLEQQQREARQWLESFAQQVKEHGVECEWDWKVGEPGRWIRDMAKNWEADLVVLGRRGLKGLAEVFLGSVSSYVIHHVHCSVLVVQ, via the coding sequence ATGGGCTACCCAAAAATCCTTGTGGCCTTAGATCGTTCTGAATTGTCAGGGGAAGTCTTAAAGCAAGCAGTGGCCCTTGCCCAGAAAGAATCGTCGCAGTTGATGCTTTTTTACTGTATTCCTGTGGACAGCAAGGATTTGAGCATTTACCCCAGTTTCTATGGAGAGGCTTCCATTGGGTTTTCCCGGGTGATTCAAGAACACTTGGAGCAACAACAAAGGGAGGCTCGTCAGTGGCTGGAATCCTTTGCTCAACAGGTCAAAGAGCATGGAGTGGAGTGTGAATGGGATTGGAAGGTCGGAGAGCCGGGACGCTGGATCCGCGATATGGCTAAAAATTGGGAGGCGGATTTGGTGGTGCTTGGTCGGAGAGGACTGAAGGGCTTGGCGGAGGTGTTTTTGGGCAGTGTCAGCAGCTATGTTATTCACCACGTGCATTGCTCAGTTCTAGTTGTTCAGTAA
- a CDS encoding Tab2/Atab2 family RNA-binding protein, with translation MGVTWELDFYSRPLLDDEGKKVWEVLICESPQSVQQSPGDLFRYSQYCPSATVNSVWLRQAIETAIAEAGQMPQKIRFFRRQMNNMIGKACEEAGIPPSPSRRTYALEQWLSDRLENFYPQQPGYDPKLASSTSVQYPELNAIALPDAVRGDRGDQWALVSLAAADFNDLPDWEISFGESFPLSPYNLGPDCRIPGLILFSPRALPFAAWLSGLELGYLQYNTDPRPIMRLETGASDSWIVANVIDKTSEQEAKGFEQAKKLAHGIHFLAIQASPDSEAFAGFWLLQETEQI, from the coding sequence ATGGGCGTTACTTGGGAATTGGATTTTTATTCGCGGCCGTTATTGGATGATGAGGGAAAAAAAGTGTGGGAAGTACTAATTTGTGAATCTCCCCAATCCGTGCAACAGTCACCAGGGGATTTGTTCCGCTACAGCCAGTATTGCCCCAGTGCCACTGTCAATTCCGTTTGGCTCCGGCAGGCCATCGAAACGGCGATCGCCGAAGCGGGTCAGATGCCCCAAAAGATCCGTTTTTTCCGGCGTCAGATGAATAACATGATCGGCAAAGCCTGTGAAGAAGCTGGCATTCCCCCATCCCCCAGTCGGCGTACCTATGCCCTGGAGCAATGGTTAAGCGATCGCCTAGAGAATTTTTATCCCCAACAACCGGGCTACGACCCTAAGTTGGCTTCCTCCACATCGGTGCAGTATCCAGAACTTAATGCCATTGCCTTGCCCGATGCAGTGCGGGGCGATCGGGGAGACCAGTGGGCCTTGGTGAGTTTGGCTGCTGCTGATTTCAATGATTTACCGGATTGGGAGATTAGCTTTGGGGAAAGTTTTCCCCTCTCCCCCTACAATTTGGGCCCCGATTGCCGCATTCCGGGTTTAATCCTCTTTTCCCCCCGGGCCTTACCCTTTGCCGCTTGGTTATCCGGGTTGGAATTGGGCTATTTGCAATACAACACCGACCCCCGTCCCATTATGCGCCTGGAAACCGGCGCCAGTGATAGTTGGATTGTGGCCAACGTTATCGACAAAACCAGTGAACAGGAAGCGAAGGGCTTTGAACAGGCCAAAAAATTGGCCCACGGCATTCACTTTTTAGCCATTCAAGCCAGTCCCGACAGTGAGGCTTTTGCCGGTTTTTGGTTATTACAGGAAACGGAACAAATCTAG
- a CDS encoding aminotransferase class V-fold PLP-dependent enzyme, which translates to MADPVNLIPDRHQFPGLANKTYFNFGGQGILPTVALEAITAMYGYLQENGPFSIAANQHIQQLIAQLRQALAETFNVDPNTITITDNVTTGCDIVLWGLDWHQGDEILLTDCEHPGIIAIVQAIAARFGITYRFFPVAATLNQGDAAAVLANHLGPKTRLVILSHLLWNTGQVLPLAEIMAVCRRHQGNYPVRVLVDGAQSAGSLPLDFSRLEVDYYAFTGHKWFAGPAGVGGLYIHGDCLGEINPTYVGWRSITYGAKGEPTGWAEGGKRFEVATSAYPQYAGLLAALQLHQRQGTAEERYQAICQRSEFLWRGLNQLPHVHCLATSAPQAGLVSFTVDSPLGHRAIVQKLEEQRIYLRTIADPDCIRACCHYITDEEEINHLLARLADFGP; encoded by the coding sequence ATGGCTGACCCTGTGAACCTAATACCCGATCGCCACCAATTTCCTGGCCTAGCCAATAAGACCTATTTTAATTTTGGCGGCCAGGGTATTTTGCCCACCGTTGCCCTGGAAGCTATTACGGCTATGTATGGCTATCTACAGGAAAATGGCCCTTTTTCCATTGCCGCTAATCAACATATTCAGCAGTTAATTGCCCAACTACGGCAGGCTTTGGCGGAAACTTTTAACGTTGATCCCAACACAATTACAATCACCGATAACGTCACCACCGGCTGTGACATTGTGCTTTGGGGTTTGGATTGGCACCAGGGCGATGAAATTTTGCTCACCGACTGCGAACATCCCGGCATCATTGCCATTGTCCAGGCGATCGCCGCCCGGTTTGGCATTACCTACCGTTTTTTCCCGGTGGCGGCCACGTTAAACCAGGGAGATGCGGCCGCAGTGTTGGCTAATCATCTGGGGCCAAAAACCCGCTTGGTTATTCTCAGTCATTTACTCTGGAACACTGGCCAAGTATTGCCCCTAGCAGAAATTATGGCCGTTTGTCGCCGTCACCAAGGAAATTATCCAGTGCGGGTTTTAGTGGATGGGGCCCAATCTGCCGGTTCCTTACCCCTAGATTTTTCCCGGTTAGAAGTGGATTATTATGCTTTCACCGGCCATAAATGGTTTGCTGGCCCCGCTGGGGTGGGGGGATTGTATATCCATGGCGATTGCCTGGGGGAAATTAATCCGACCTATGTGGGTTGGCGCAGTATCACCTATGGCGCTAAAGGGGAACCCACCGGCTGGGCTGAAGGGGGCAAACGGTTTGAAGTGGCCACCTCCGCCTATCCCCAATATGCCGGTCTGTTGGCCGCTCTCCAGTTGCACCAACGGCAAGGCACCGCTGAGGAACGTTACCAAGCCATTTGTCAACGTAGTGAATTCCTGTGGCGGGGCTTGAACCAGTTACCCCATGTCCATTGTTTAGCTACATCGGCTCCCCAAGCAGGTTTGGTCTCCTTCACCGTGGATTCTCCCTTGGGCCACCGGGCGATCGTGCAGAAACTGGAGGAGCAACGCATCTATCTCCGTACCATCGCTGACCCTGACTGTATCCGGGCCTGTTGCCATTACATAACCGATGAGGAGGAAATTAATCATTTATTGGCTAGACTAGCTGACTTTGGCCCCTAA
- a CDS encoding MASE1 domain-containing protein, whose product MLIYLPKSLRQRMATTIPSGVSVIVLGLCTALTYGILGVGQQWLSLGISQGIALTLWWQGSNPVALAVGLTIGPMVVQDNLPLALALGMISTGTMLLAGRGLQMLEFSPQGQRLQDGMVFLVAGVGFGAILTAIAGLLLSLWQGDGRLWWTGSLAWLGSATGILLTAPLIFKLRYGRWTWPWLNPINGIKLTEALVCGGLLLTVAGLVFAGDALIPLADRGAIYTQWLEYLPFPIVVWASIRFPAWGGILSTSLLAIWAIAATMQGHGSFNVQSADQTGAMILLQMFFLVLGTTSLLLSGAVRERQRTEEQLRGSWERERLLAEVALRVRQSLHLGTIFQTTVTEVRHLLQTDRVYIALLQGEGELAVVAESCSSDYVPLINPHALPADKPREMMIRAIPGQAMIIHHPDQLPKGDQLRRSFLRYQVKSLLAIPLATVDGDLGLIVAHRCQQPRHWQKAEVRLLEQLATQVAIAIQQAQLYQRVQSLNASLEKQVGERTAQLEDKMLELRDLQQMKALFVQAISHDLRTSVMALLMVLKNLLTTEGEVLTIPRHLLDSLIRSGDRQLTLLNALCEEQTSECRPLHLNPQSLPLQPFLQQICQQWRSACEQHQVTLNLKCDDNLPPLQGDPHYIKQVFDNLLANALNHNPPGIALTLTAQPEGNMVRFILSDNGKGMAKDQCEHLFRLYLRNRHNQRLTGIGLGCYQSRQIVEAHGGHIGVTSSPGQGSHFWFTLPLTV is encoded by the coding sequence ATGCTAATTTATCTACCCAAGTCCCTACGCCAGAGGATGGCCACCACTATTCCCTCTGGGGTATCGGTGATCGTCTTGGGGTTATGCACAGCCTTGACCTATGGGATTCTGGGTGTTGGCCAACAATGGCTTAGTTTGGGAATTAGCCAGGGCATTGCCCTCACCCTATGGTGGCAGGGAAGCAACCCTGTGGCCCTTGCGGTAGGTTTAACCATTGGTCCCATGGTAGTGCAAGACAATCTGCCCTTGGCATTGGCCCTAGGGATGATTAGCACCGGCACCATGTTATTGGCCGGCCGAGGTTTACAGATGTTGGAATTTTCCCCCCAAGGTCAGCGGCTCCAAGACGGTATGGTTTTTTTGGTGGCCGGAGTGGGTTTTGGCGCCATTTTAACGGCGATCGCCGGGTTGTTATTATCTCTTTGGCAGGGGGATGGTCGCCTATGGTGGACGGGATCTTTGGCTTGGCTAGGTAGTGCCACAGGAATTTTACTGACCGCTCCATTGATCTTCAAGCTGAGATATGGCCGCTGGACCTGGCCTTGGCTTAACCCGATTAACGGAATTAAATTGACGGAAGCCCTAGTCTGTGGTGGTCTTTTATTGACGGTGGCCGGACTAGTTTTTGCGGGGGACGCATTAATTCCCTTGGCAGACCGGGGAGCCATTTATACCCAGTGGTTAGAATATTTACCCTTTCCCATTGTGGTCTGGGCCAGTATCCGTTTTCCAGCCTGGGGAGGAATCCTCTCGACTTCCCTATTAGCCATTTGGGCGATCGCCGCCACAATGCAAGGCCATGGCTCATTTAACGTCCAAAGCGCCGATCAAACTGGGGCGATGATTTTGCTGCAAATGTTCTTTTTGGTGCTGGGCACCACCAGTTTACTTTTATCGGGGGCAGTGAGGGAAAGACAACGTACGGAAGAACAGTTACGGGGCAGTTGGGAGCGGGAAAGATTATTAGCGGAGGTGGCCCTACGGGTGCGGCAATCGTTACATTTGGGCACAATTTTTCAAACCACGGTCACCGAAGTACGGCATTTGTTGCAGACTGATCGGGTTTACATTGCCCTTTTGCAGGGGGAAGGGGAATTGGCAGTGGTGGCGGAATCCTGCAGTTCTGACTATGTTCCCCTGATCAACCCCCATGCTTTACCCGCTGATAAACCCCGGGAGATGATGATTAGGGCCATTCCTGGCCAAGCGATGATAATTCACCACCCTGACCAATTGCCCAAAGGAGATCAACTCCGCCGCAGTTTTTTACGCTATCAGGTGAAAAGTTTACTGGCCATTCCCCTGGCCACAGTGGATGGGGACTTGGGTCTGATTGTGGCGCACCGTTGTCAACAGCCCCGCCATTGGCAAAAAGCAGAAGTACGCTTACTAGAACAATTAGCCACCCAGGTGGCGATCGCCATTCAGCAAGCCCAGCTTTATCAACGGGTACAAAGCTTGAATGCCAGTCTGGAAAAGCAAGTGGGGGAACGGACCGCCCAGTTAGAGGACAAAATGCTGGAGCTACGGGATTTGCAGCAAATGAAGGCTCTGTTTGTGCAAGCTATTTCCCATGATTTACGCACTTCGGTGATGGCCCTACTGATGGTGCTGAAAAACTTATTGACCACCGAAGGGGAAGTTCTGACCATCCCCCGCCATCTTTTGGATAGTCTGATCCGCAGTGGCGATCGCCAGTTGACCCTCCTCAATGCCCTCTGCGAAGAACAAACATCCGAATGTCGTCCCCTACACCTCAACCCCCAATCCTTGCCACTCCAGCCTTTTTTGCAACAAATTTGCCAACAATGGCGATCGGCCTGTGAACAGCACCAAGTAACTTTAAACTTAAAATGCGACGATAATTTGCCTCCTCTCCAGGGAGACCCCCACTACATCAAACAAGTATTCGACAATCTTTTAGCCAATGCTCTGAACCATAATCCCCCTGGCATCGCCCTCACCCTAACTGCTCAACCGGAGGGAAATATGGTGCGTTTTATCCTAAGTGACAATGGCAAAGGCATGGCCAAAGATCAATGTGAACATCTTTTTCGTCTGTATTTACGCAATCGTCACAATCAAAGGCTTACAGGGATTGGTCTTGGTTGCTATCAGTCTCGGCAAATTGTCGAAGCCCACGGTGGTCATATTGGCGTCACTAGCAGTCCGGGCCAAGGTTCCCATTTTTGGTTTACCCTTCCCCTGACAGTCTAA
- the petG gene encoding cytochrome b6-f complex subunit V has product MIEPLLLGIVLGLIPVTLAGLFVAAYLQYKRGNQFNLD; this is encoded by the coding sequence GTGATTGAACCCCTATTGCTCGGCATTGTTCTTGGACTGATCCCTGTGACCCTAGCGGGACTATTCGTGGCGGCCTATCTCCAATATAAACGGGGTAACCAATTTAATTTGGATTAA
- a CDS encoding SDR family NAD(P)-dependent oxidoreductase, translated as MELIGKTALVTGGGIRVGRALVVALAEAGCNVFIHYGNSQAGALEVQQEVEALGRKAFIYSADLSDAQATETVIPKAQEVFGGVDILINSASVFPLEDKFFQVDLELWEWIFAVNLRAPFQLSQAFAQQISGDRQGKIININDARIPRPRPDHFVYRLTKRGLWDMTEILALELAPNITVNGLALGQILEAPEAPDPEQFMRDYAERRIPLKKTGNPKVVTDAALYLLQQDFLSGTTIRLDGAEYLKF; from the coding sequence ATGGAATTAATTGGAAAAACAGCCCTGGTCACCGGGGGAGGCATACGGGTGGGCCGGGCGTTGGTGGTGGCCCTAGCCGAAGCAGGGTGTAATGTCTTTATCCACTATGGCAATTCCCAGGCAGGGGCCCTAGAGGTTCAGCAGGAAGTGGAAGCATTGGGAAGAAAAGCCTTCATCTACTCCGCTGATCTGAGTGATGCCCAAGCAACAGAAACAGTTATACCCAAAGCCCAGGAAGTTTTTGGTGGGGTAGACATTCTGATCAACAGTGCTTCGGTTTTTCCCCTCGAGGACAAATTTTTCCAGGTGGATCTAGAACTATGGGAATGGATTTTCGCTGTTAACCTCCGGGCCCCTTTTCAGCTCTCCCAGGCCTTTGCCCAACAGATTTCCGGCGATCGCCAGGGGAAAATTATTAACATTAACGATGCCCGCATTCCCCGGCCCCGGCCAGATCATTTTGTTTATCGTCTGACCAAGCGGGGCTTGTGGGATATGACAGAAATTTTAGCGTTGGAATTGGCCCCCAATATCACCGTTAACGGCTTAGCCCTGGGGCAGATTTTAGAAGCGCCGGAAGCACCGGATCCGGAACAGTTTATGCGGGATTATGCCGAGCGGCGTATTCCCCTTAAGAAAACTGGTAACCCAAAAGTGGTTACCGATGCGGCTTTGTATTTACTGCAACAGGACTTTTTGAGTGGCACCACCATTCGTTTGGATGGAGCAGAGTACTTGAAATTTTAG
- a CDS encoding response regulator transcription factor yields MKILIVEDDPLMQLGLEQALGAHDRFEIIGRVDNGYGAVQQAAALNPDLIVMDIGLPGLDGIEATKQIKKTSPQIHVVVLTSHTLPNEIIAALASGADAYCVKGATLERLILAIAAAQDGATYLDPQIARVVVENLKPPVPEGQTNVSSLSEREVDVLKLIVEGKSNQEIAQTLYLSTNTIKTHVRGIMNKLSVDDRVQAAVIALRSGLV; encoded by the coding sequence ATGAAAATTTTGATCGTTGAAGATGATCCATTGATGCAATTAGGTTTGGAGCAAGCCTTGGGTGCCCATGATCGCTTTGAAATTATTGGTCGGGTGGACAATGGCTATGGGGCAGTGCAGCAAGCGGCGGCCCTCAACCCAGACCTGATTGTCATGGACATTGGTTTGCCAGGGCTAGACGGCATTGAAGCCACCAAACAGATCAAAAAAACCTCTCCTCAAATCCATGTGGTGGTGTTAACGTCTCACACTCTCCCCAATGAAATCATTGCTGCCTTGGCCAGCGGGGCCGATGCCTATTGCGTTAAAGGAGCCACGCTGGAACGTTTAATTTTAGCGATCGCCGCCGCCCAGGATGGGGCCACCTATCTTGATCCCCAGATTGCCCGGGTAGTGGTGGAAAATCTCAAACCGCCGGTGCCGGAAGGACAAACCAATGTATCGAGCCTTTCGGAGCGGGAGGTCGACGTGCTGAAATTAATTGTGGAAGGAAAAAGTAACCAAGAAATCGCCCAGACCCTATATCTCAGCACCAATACTATTAAAACCCATGTACGAGGCATCATGAATAAGCTGTCCGTTGATGACCGGGTGCAGGCCGCCGTCATTGCCCTCCGTTCTGGTTTAGTTTGA
- a CDS encoding serine/threonine-protein kinase produces MSFCVNPNCPHPKNPNNIQVCQACGSSLRLNGRYQTLGLLGKGGFGATFAAADVGLPGTPICVVKQLRPQTDDPNVFRMAKELFEREAQTLGRVGNHPQVPRLLDYFEDDQQFYLVQEYVKGHNLHQEVKKNGTFTEGSVKQFLTEILPILDYIHSQKVIHRDIKPANLIRRQTDQKLVLIDFGAVKNQIDSVLASNTSAQTALTAFAVGTAGFAPPEQMAMRPVYASDIYATGVTCLYLLTGKTPKEIDCNSQTGEMDWEKHVTVSSKFAEIIRKMLELSVRHRYKSAQQVLDALEMLPYEDGMMQGMVSTPFTTLTGAGNEPVTGIRTGNNSPSDYGEPSTRLNTSVNPKDPSSTSLNTGIKTRTAKPPNAPRERIKDVDSPTTRVRPASNPGGAAGAPGSIDYNMASQRRLSRREEDKPAIANQQEIKRWNSKNFLAEYAQGKRDFADQNLVGIILAKAFVPGINCYQANLTNANFEQAELTRADFGKARLKNAILKDANLSDAYFGYADLRGADLRGANLSGVNFKYANLQGANFSGADLGSAKVSPEQLKLAKTNWRTVMPGSGRRR; encoded by the coding sequence CCTTGGGCTTACTCGGAAAAGGAGGATTTGGGGCCACCTTTGCGGCGGCGGATGTGGGACTGCCGGGAACCCCTATTTGCGTGGTCAAGCAGTTACGCCCCCAAACTGATGACCCTAATGTATTCCGCATGGCGAAGGAGCTATTTGAGCGGGAAGCCCAAACCCTCGGACGGGTGGGTAACCATCCCCAGGTACCCCGTTTATTGGATTATTTCGAGGATGATCAACAGTTTTATTTAGTTCAGGAATATGTTAAGGGTCATAATTTACACCAGGAAGTGAAAAAGAATGGCACCTTTACCGAGGGCAGTGTTAAACAGTTTTTAACGGAAATATTACCTATTCTTGATTACATCCATTCCCAAAAAGTTATTCACCGGGATATTAAACCTGCTAACCTGATTCGACGTCAGACAGATCAAAAATTAGTGCTAATTGATTTTGGGGCGGTGAAAAATCAAATTGATTCAGTCCTAGCTTCCAATACTTCTGCTCAGACGGCTTTGACAGCTTTTGCGGTGGGAACAGCGGGTTTTGCCCCCCCGGAACAGATGGCGATGCGCCCCGTTTACGCCAGCGATATTTACGCCACCGGGGTAACTTGTTTGTACTTACTAACTGGTAAAACTCCCAAGGAGATTGATTGTAATAGTCAAACGGGGGAAATGGATTGGGAAAAACACGTCACTGTCTCCAGCAAGTTTGCCGAGATCATCCGTAAAATGTTGGAACTTTCGGTGCGCCACCGCTACAAGAGCGCCCAACAGGTGTTGGATGCCCTGGAAATGTTGCCTTACGAAGATGGCATGATGCAAGGTATGGTCTCCACTCCCTTCACCACCCTTACTGGGGCGGGTAATGAGCCGGTAACAGGCATCCGCACCGGGAATAATTCTCCCTCAGACTATGGGGAGCCATCCACAAGATTGAACACTAGTGTTAACCCAAAGGATCCTAGCTCCACTAGCTTGAACACTGGCATTAAAACCCGCACTGCTAAGCCTCCTAACGCTCCTAGGGAAAGAATTAAAGATGTAGATTCCCCCACCACAAGGGTACGCCCTGCTTCTAATCCAGGGGGAGCGGCTGGGGCCCCCGGTAGCATTGATTACAACATGGCCAGCCAAAGACGGCTTTCTCGACGGGAAGAGGACAAGCCGGCGATCGCCAATCAACAGGAAATCAAACGCTGGAACAGCAAGAATTTTTTAGCGGAGTATGCCCAGGGTAAACGGGATTTTGCTGATCAAAACTTAGTGGGTATCATCCTAGCCAAGGCATTTGTGCCGGGCATTAATTGTTACCAAGCTAATTTGACCAACGCCAACTTTGAACAGGCAGAACTTACTAGAGCTGATTTTGGTAAGGCACGGCTGAAAAATGCAATTTTAAAGGATGCTAATCTGAGCGATGCTTACTTTGGTTACGCCGATTTGCGAGGAGCAGACCTGCGGGGAGCCAATCTCAGCGGCGTCAATTTTAAATACGCCAACCTCCAGGGAGCAAATTTTTCGGGGGCAGATTTGGGCTCCGCTAAGGTATCTCCTGAGCAGTTAAAGTTAGCCAAAACAAATTGGCGCACAGTAATGCCTGGTTCTGGGCGCAGGAGATAA